One stretch of Gammaproteobacteria bacterium DNA includes these proteins:
- a CDS encoding OsmC family protein, with translation MSTNQGSAKWNGGLKSGKGSISTLSGALKDYPYSFTKRFEGEKGLNPEELIGAAHASCFSMALSMMLEQAGMPPEHVHTQATITLDKDGDGFAVTKSHLDVIAKIPGAEAQKFEEIAAQAKAGCPISKLLSCEISMAAQLEA, from the coding sequence ATGAGCACGAACCAAGGTTCAGCGAAATGGAATGGCGGACTCAAGTCCGGCAAGGGTTCGATCTCCACGCTCAGCGGCGCGCTCAAGGATTACCCGTATTCGTTCACCAAGCGCTTCGAAGGTGAAAAAGGACTCAACCCGGAAGAACTGATCGGCGCCGCGCATGCGAGCTGCTTTTCGATGGCATTGTCGATGATGCTGGAGCAGGCCGGCATGCCGCCCGAGCACGTTCACACGCAAGCCACGATCACGCTGGATAAGGATGGCGACGGCTTTGCCGTCACCAAGTCGCACCTCGACGTGATCGCCAAAATCCCAGGAGCGGAAGCGCAGAAGTTCGAGGAAATCGCGGCGCAGGCCAAGGCCGGCTGCCCGATCTCCAAGCTGCTCAGCTGCGAGATCAGCATGGCGGCTCAACTCGAAGCCTGA